From the genome of Pseudomonas yamanorum, one region includes:
- the ligD gene encoding DNA ligase D, with amino-acid sequence MAKPLSEYNAKRDFDVTAEPAGSAPRGRSRAQALTFVIQKHDARNLHYDFRLELDGVLKSWAVPKGPSLDPSQKRLAVHVEDHPLGYGSFEGSIPAGQYGAGDVIVWDRGVWQPHDDPRKAYAAGKLKFTLIGEKLAGDWTLVRTRLKGSGDKEQWLLIKENDQQARPLADYDVVQAEPKSVLSDATVGRPKKPAAAKKTTRKSSTALPDQFTPQLATLVDRAPDGDWVYEIKFDGYRILTRIRDGEVRLFTRNGHDWTDRLPRQAKALETLKLKDSWLDGEVVSLNADGLPDFQALQNAFDIGRSLDIVYYLFDAPFLEGRDQREVAVEERRAALKSVLTRSRSKLLRFSESFAANQRDIFESACDLALEGVIGKRAGSLYVSKRSPDWIKLKCRLRQEFVIVGFTRPQGSRSGFGALLLAVNDDTGLVYAGRVGTGFDQAALKKISEQLKALERDASPLAKPLTSAQARGVHWVEPQLVSEVQFAEWTREGVVRQAAFVGLRTDKPAEQIVHEQPRAAKSMKEKTRKKATEPGAVVGVKITHPDRVIDTQSGTQKLQLAQFYEGISEWILPFLRNRPVSLLRAPEGIAGEQFFQKHSEHLAIPNVKQLDQALDPGHARLMEIDSPAALIGAVQMGTVELHTWGATADKIETPDLFVLDLDPDPALPWKSMLEAAQLTLSVLDELGLEAFVKTSGGKGLHLVIPLARKDDWDTVKAFAKAIAQFMTQQLPERFTATSGPKNRIGKIFIDYLRNARGASTVAAYSVRARPGLPVSVPVSRDELKGLHGAQQWTVANLHKRLQNLKKDPWAGYANRQKISKKMWEKLGAHPPG; translated from the coding sequence ATGGCCAAGCCCCTGAGTGAATACAACGCCAAGCGCGACTTCGATGTAACCGCCGAACCTGCAGGCAGTGCGCCTCGCGGCAGGAGCCGCGCCCAGGCCTTGACCTTCGTGATTCAAAAGCACGATGCGCGCAACCTGCATTACGACTTTCGCCTGGAACTCGATGGCGTGCTCAAAAGCTGGGCGGTGCCCAAGGGCCCGAGCCTGGACCCGAGCCAGAAGCGCCTCGCCGTGCACGTGGAAGATCATCCATTGGGCTACGGCAGTTTCGAGGGCAGCATTCCCGCCGGCCAATACGGCGCGGGTGACGTGATCGTCTGGGATCGCGGCGTGTGGCAGCCCCACGACGACCCGCGCAAAGCCTACGCGGCTGGCAAGCTGAAATTCACCCTGATCGGCGAAAAGCTTGCCGGCGACTGGACGCTGGTGCGCACGCGGCTCAAGGGCAGCGGCGACAAGGAGCAGTGGTTGTTGATCAAGGAAAACGATCAACAGGCGCGCCCGTTGGCTGATTACGACGTGGTACAGGCCGAGCCGAAAAGCGTGCTGAGCGATGCAACGGTGGGACGCCCGAAAAAACCAGCTGCAGCGAAGAAAACCACGCGCAAATCCTCAACCGCCCTGCCCGATCAGTTCACCCCACAATTGGCGACACTGGTGGACCGTGCACCGGACGGCGACTGGGTGTACGAGATCAAATTCGACGGCTACCGCATCCTCACACGTATTCGTGACGGTGAAGTGCGGCTGTTCACCCGCAATGGCCATGACTGGACAGACAGGCTGCCGCGCCAGGCCAAGGCCCTGGAGACCCTTAAACTCAAGGACAGTTGGCTCGACGGCGAGGTGGTCAGCTTGAACGCTGATGGGTTGCCGGACTTTCAGGCGTTGCAGAACGCCTTTGATATCGGTCGCAGCCTGGACATTGTCTATTATCTGTTTGATGCGCCGTTTCTGGAAGGTCGTGACCAGCGCGAGGTCGCCGTCGAAGAGCGGCGCGCCGCGCTGAAAAGCGTGCTGACCCGCAGCAGGAGCAAGCTGCTGCGCTTCTCCGAGTCCTTCGCCGCCAATCAGCGGGATATCTTCGAAAGCGCCTGTGACCTGGCGCTGGAGGGCGTGATCGGAAAACGTGCGGGCAGCCTGTACGTCTCCAAGCGCAGCCCCGACTGGATCAAGCTCAAGTGCAGGCTGCGACAGGAATTCGTAATCGTCGGTTTCACCCGTCCGCAAGGTTCACGCAGTGGCTTTGGCGCACTGCTGCTGGCGGTCAATGACGACACCGGGCTGGTGTATGCCGGGCGCGTGGGTACGGGGTTTGATCAGGCGGCCTTAAAGAAGATCAGTGAGCAGTTGAAAGCCTTGGAGCGCGATGCGTCACCACTGGCCAAACCGCTGACCAGCGCCCAGGCGCGTGGTGTGCACTGGGTCGAGCCGCAGTTGGTAAGCGAAGTGCAATTCGCCGAATGGACTCGCGAAGGTGTGGTGCGCCAGGCGGCCTTTGTCGGGCTGCGTACCGACAAGCCGGCGGAGCAGATTGTTCATGAGCAGCCGCGGGCGGCCAAGTCGATGAAGGAAAAAACCCGTAAAAAGGCAACTGAGCCCGGTGCCGTGGTCGGGGTCAAGATCACCCATCCCGACCGAGTCATCGACACCCAAAGCGGTACACAGAAACTACAACTGGCGCAGTTCTACGAGGGCATCAGCGAATGGATCCTGCCCTTCTTGCGTAACCGTCCTGTGTCTTTGCTCAGGGCACCGGAAGGCATTGCGGGTGAACAGTTTTTTCAGAAGCACTCCGAACACCTGGCGATCCCGAATGTCAAGCAACTGGATCAGGCCCTGGATCCGGGTCATGCGCGGCTGATGGAAATCGACAGCCCCGCCGCGCTGATCGGTGCGGTGCAAATGGGCACCGTCGAGTTGCACACTTGGGGCGCCACCGCGGACAAAATCGAAACCCCGGACCTGTTTGTGCTCGACCTTGACCCGGACCCGGCCCTGCCATGGAAAAGCATGCTTGAAGCGGCGCAACTAACTCTGTCGGTGCTGGATGAGCTGGGACTTGAAGCGTTCGTCAAGACCAGCGGTGGCAAGGGCCTGCACCTGGTGATACCGCTGGCGCGCAAGGATGACTGGGATACGGTAAAGGCCTTCGCCAAGGCGATTGCCCAGTTCATGACGCAGCAGTTGCCCGAGCGTTTTACCGCGACCTCAGGCCCAAAAAATCGCATCGGCAAGATCTTTATCGATTACCTGCGAAACGCGCGGGGCGCCAGTACGGTGGCGGCCTACTCGGTGCGCGCGCGGCCCGGCCTGCCGGTGTCGGTGCCGGTGAGTCGTGACGAGTTGAAGGGTTTGCACGGCGCCCAGCAATGGACCGTGGCCAACCTGCACAAGCGGTTGCAGAATTTGAAGAAGGACCCGTGGGCGGGTTATGCCAATCGGCAGAAGATCAGCAAGAAGATGTGGGAGAAGCTGGGCGCGCATCCGCCAGGCTGA
- the efeB gene encoding iron uptake transporter deferrochelatase/peroxidase subunit, with translation MSDSEQFSSQRRRVLLGMAATGVAIAGSSLSCPAMAANAAAQVTTAPSSEKTQDHHDFHGKHQTGIVTPRPACGMLVAFDVLASDREDLERLFRTLNERIAFLMTGGTVVQVDPKLPPTDSGILGPVVTPDNLTITVSVGESLFDERFGLAAAKPKRLIRMVGFPNDALEPAQCHGDLSLQFSSNTPDTNIHALRDIVKNLPDLLLVRWKQEGSVPPQAPARPGEPAQSARNFLGFRDGSANPNSNDNKAMDQIVWVQPGSDEPAWAANGSYQAVRIIRNFVERWDRTPLQEQESIIGRIKTSGAPMDGQKETQVPDYSKDPEGKLTKLDAHIRLANPRTAQTQANLILRRPFNYSNGVNKNGQLDMGLLFICYQADLEKGFISVQTRLNGEPLEEYLKPVGGGYFFTLPGVTGDKDFIGRTLLDATHPHTTAKT, from the coding sequence ATGAGTGATTCAGAACAGTTTTCATCCCAGCGTCGTCGTGTATTGCTGGGCATGGCCGCCACCGGCGTCGCGATTGCCGGCAGCAGCCTGAGCTGCCCGGCAATGGCCGCCAACGCGGCTGCACAAGTGACCACCGCGCCAAGCAGTGAAAAGACCCAGGACCACCACGATTTCCATGGCAAGCACCAGACCGGCATCGTCACCCCGCGCCCGGCCTGCGGCATGCTCGTGGCATTCGACGTATTGGCCAGCGACCGCGAGGACCTGGAGCGGCTGTTCCGCACCTTGAACGAGCGCATCGCGTTCCTGATGACCGGCGGCACCGTGGTGCAAGTCGACCCGAAACTGCCCCCCACCGACTCCGGCATCCTCGGCCCGGTGGTAACGCCGGACAACCTGACCATCACCGTGTCGGTGGGCGAGTCGCTGTTCGACGAACGCTTCGGCCTGGCTGCGGCCAAGCCCAAGCGCCTGATCCGCATGGTGGGTTTCCCCAACGATGCGCTGGAACCGGCGCAGTGCCACGGCGATCTGAGCCTGCAGTTCAGCTCCAACACCCCGGACACCAATATCCACGCCCTGCGCGACATCGTGAAAAACCTGCCGGACCTGCTGCTGGTGCGCTGGAAACAGGAAGGCAGCGTGCCGCCCCAGGCCCCTGCCCGCCCTGGCGAGCCGGCGCAGAGCGCGCGCAACTTCCTCGGTTTTCGCGACGGCTCGGCCAACCCGAACTCCAACGACAACAAGGCGATGGACCAGATTGTGTGGGTACAGCCAGGCAGCGACGAACCGGCCTGGGCCGCCAATGGCAGCTACCAGGCGGTGCGGATCATCCGTAACTTCGTCGAACGCTGGGACCGCACGCCGCTGCAAGAGCAAGAAAGCATCATTGGCCGGATCAAGACCAGTGGTGCGCCCATGGATGGCCAGAAAGAAACCCAGGTGCCGGACTACAGCAAGGACCCGGAAGGCAAGTTGACCAAGCTCGATGCCCACATCCGCCTGGCCAACCCGCGTACGGCACAGACCCAGGCCAACCTGATCCTGCGCCGGCCGTTCAACTACTCCAACGGCGTCAACAAAAACGGTCAGCTGGACATGGGGCTGTTGTTCATCTGCTACCAGGCTGACCTGGAGAAAGGCTTTATCAGCGTGCAAACCCGGCTCAATGGCGAGCCTCTGGAGGAATACCTGAAGCCGGTCGGCGGCGGTTATTTCTTCACTTTGCCAGGCGTCACCGGGGACAAGGATTTCATCGGGCGCACGCTGCTTGATGCGACACATCCACACACCACTGCCAAAACCTAA
- the pssA gene encoding CDP-diacylglycerol--serine O-phosphatidyltransferase, translating to MPSLFKRSLLPKLRGFPLTPDAIEVLSGAAEYRRCLLEKISQATQRIYIVALYLQQDEAGQEIYDALHAAKAARPGLDIVVVVDSLRAQRGLIGAGKQPGNSAWYQAMTESHSTEVPVYGVPVQTRELFGVLHLKGFVIDDSVLYSGASLNNVYLHKFDKYRYDRYHLIHNKALADSMQHLVEHGLVAAKAVHRLDLPNPPTTRSLRNDIGDLRSRLKHAVYDTTAGQLPNGNLSVSPLLGVCKNNPLSRVICELIASAQHQLTICTPYFNLPLPVTREINRALARGVKIDIIVGDKTANDFYIPPSEPFKVIAALPYLYEISLRRFAKRHQRMIDSGQLNLHLWRDGDNTYHLKGMWVDQRYTLLTGNNINPRAFRLDLENALLIDDPKGEWVGPRRTELAEIFQHTSRIERYQQLETLVEYPAAVGKFLRRVSRVRIERLLYRIL from the coding sequence ATGCCGTCGTTATTCAAACGCTCCCTGTTGCCCAAGCTGCGCGGTTTTCCCCTCACGCCCGACGCGATCGAGGTGCTGTCCGGCGCCGCCGAGTACCGCCGTTGCCTGCTGGAGAAAATTTCCCAGGCCACCCAGCGCATTTACATCGTGGCGTTATACCTGCAGCAGGATGAGGCGGGACAAGAGATCTACGACGCATTGCATGCCGCCAAGGCCGCCCGGCCCGGGCTGGATATCGTGGTGGTGGTCGACTCGCTGCGGGCCCAGCGTGGTTTGATCGGCGCCGGCAAGCAGCCGGGCAACAGCGCCTGGTACCAGGCCATGACCGAGTCCCACAGCACCGAAGTGCCAGTGTATGGCGTGCCGGTGCAAACCCGTGAACTGTTCGGCGTGCTGCACCTCAAGGGCTTTGTGATCGATGACAGCGTGCTGTACAGCGGCGCCAGCCTGAATAACGTGTACCTGCACAAGTTCGACAAATACCGTTACGACCGTTATCACCTGATTCACAACAAGGCGCTGGCCGACTCGATGCAGCACCTGGTGGAGCACGGCCTGGTAGCCGCCAAGGCGGTGCATCGCCTGGACCTGCCCAACCCACCGACCACCCGCAGCCTGCGCAACGACATTGGCGACCTGCGCAGTCGCCTGAAACACGCGGTGTATGACACCACGGCGGGGCAGTTGCCAAATGGCAACCTGTCGGTCAGCCCGCTGTTGGGCGTGTGCAAGAACAACCCCCTGAGCCGGGTGATCTGCGAGCTGATTGCCAGCGCCCAACACCAGCTGACCATCTGCACGCCGTACTTCAACCTGCCGCTGCCGGTGACCCGGGAAATCAACCGCGCCCTGGCGCGCGGGGTGAAGATCGACATCATTGTCGGCGACAAGACTGCCAACGACTTCTACATTCCGCCGAGCGAGCCGTTCAAGGTTATCGCCGCGCTGCCGTATCTCTACGAAATCAGCCTGCGTCGCTTCGCCAAGCGCCATCAGCGCATGATCGACAGCGGCCAGTTGAACCTGCACCTGTGGCGCGACGGCGACAACACCTACCACCTCAAGGGCATGTGGGTCGACCAGCGCTACACTTTGCTGACCGGCAACAACATCAACCCGCGAGCGTTTCGCCTCGACCTGGAAAACGCCTTGCTCATCGATGATCCCAAGGGTGAGTGGGTAGGGCCACGGCGCACTGAACTGGCGGAGATTTTCCAGCACACCTCACGTATCGAGCGCTATCAGCAGCTGGAAACACTGGTGGAGTACCCGGCGGCCGTCGGCAAGTTCTTGCGTCGGGTCAGCCGGGTGCGGATCGAGCGGTTGTTGTATCGGATCTTGTAG
- a CDS encoding nuclear transport factor 2 family protein translates to MSSNPEIRPPVPPFTRESAIEKVRLAEDGWNSRDPQRVSLAYTLDTQWRNRAEFAHNREEAKAFLTRKWAKELDYRLIKELWAFTGNRIAVRYAYEWHDDSGNWFRSYGNENWEFDENGLMANRFACINDMPIKESERKFHWPLGRRPDEHPGLSELGL, encoded by the coding sequence ATGTCATCCAACCCAGAAATACGCCCGCCGGTGCCTCCATTCACCCGTGAATCAGCGATTGAGAAAGTTCGCCTGGCCGAAGACGGCTGGAATTCCCGAGACCCGCAACGAGTATCCCTGGCCTATACCCTGGATACTCAATGGCGCAACCGAGCCGAGTTCGCCCACAACCGCGAAGAAGCCAAAGCCTTCCTGACCCGCAAATGGGCCAAGGAACTGGATTATCGGTTGATCAAGGAGTTGTGGGCGTTTACCGGCAACCGCATTGCGGTGCGCTATGCCTATGAATGGCATGACGACTCCGGCAACTGGTTCCGCTCCTACGGCAACGAGAACTGGGAGTTTGACGAGAACGGCTTGATGGCGAACCGGTTTGCCTGCATCAACGACATGCCGATCAAGGAAAGCGAGCGCAAGTTCCACTGGCCGCTGGGGCGGCGTCCGGATGAGCATCCGGGGTTGTCGGAGCTTGGGTTGTAG
- a CDS encoding TetR/AcrR family transcriptional regulator, producing MNDITRDIILDVTEKLIYRNGIAATGMDLLVKTAGVSRKSVYRYFANKDELVIAALQRRDERWMHWLRSEVTRHATTGERLLGVFSALKTWFGSDDFRGCAFINTSGETGDPQDPVRLLAKAHKQKLFEYALELCQAHGTPDPERQAAHLLILIDGAITVALVMGDTTAADNAQAMARTLLQL from the coding sequence ATGAACGATATCACTCGCGACATTATCCTCGACGTCACCGAAAAGTTGATCTACCGAAATGGCATCGCAGCCACCGGCATGGATCTTCTGGTGAAGACCGCCGGCGTCTCCAGAAAGAGCGTCTACCGCTACTTCGCCAACAAGGACGAACTGGTGATCGCCGCCCTTCAGCGCCGCGACGAGCGCTGGATGCACTGGCTGCGCAGCGAAGTGACACGCCACGCCACCACGGGCGAGCGCCTGTTAGGTGTGTTCAGTGCGCTGAAAACCTGGTTCGGCTCCGACGATTTTCGCGGCTGCGCCTTCATCAACACCAGCGGCGAGACCGGCGACCCGCAAGACCCGGTCCGCCTGCTGGCCAAGGCCCATAAACAGAAACTGTTCGAATACGCCCTCGAACTGTGTCAAGCACATGGCACCCCCGACCCGGAACGCCAGGCCGCGCACCTGCTGATCCTGATTGATGGCGCCATTACCGTTGCCCTGGTGATGGGCGACACCACCGCTGCCGATAATGCGCAAGCCATGGCGCGGACCTTATTGCAACTTTGA
- a CDS encoding PQQ-dependent sugar dehydrogenase yields MFLRKTLLATFCAAALLPLTLPVSAADAQQFPSEQGSITVTPIVKGLDHPWAVAFLPDKQGFLVTERPGNLRFVSPDGKLSAPLTGVPQVFAKGQGGLLDVVLSPDFKEDRLVYLSYAEGGGKNGTAGTAVGRGRLSDDLSGLQDFKVILRQEPKLSTGNHFGSRLVFDRDGYLFVTLGENNDRPTAQDLDKLQGKVVRIFPDGRIPEDNPFVGQEGVRPEIWSYGQRNPQGAALNPWSGTLWENEHGPRGGDEINIIERGKNYGWPLATHGINYSLTPIPEAKGKTAEGTVPPHHVWEKSPGVSGMAFYDADRFKAWQHNVFIGALVSQELIRLQFDGDKVIHEERLLGGLKARIRDVRQGPDGYLYVLTDEDNGVLYRVGLNQD; encoded by the coding sequence ATGTTTCTACGCAAAACCCTCCTGGCGACCTTCTGCGCCGCTGCCTTGCTGCCTCTGACGCTGCCCGTTTCGGCGGCCGACGCCCAACAGTTCCCCAGCGAGCAGGGGAGTATCACCGTCACCCCGATTGTCAAGGGCCTGGATCATCCCTGGGCCGTGGCCTTCCTGCCGGACAAACAAGGCTTCCTGGTCACTGAACGTCCCGGCAACCTGCGCTTTGTCAGCCCGGACGGCAAGCTGTCCGCGCCTCTGACGGGCGTGCCTCAAGTGTTTGCCAAAGGGCAGGGCGGTTTGCTGGACGTGGTCCTGTCACCGGACTTCAAGGAGGATCGCCTGGTGTACCTGTCCTACGCCGAAGGCGGTGGCAAGAACGGCACGGCCGGCACCGCCGTCGGGCGCGGGCGTTTGAGCGATGACCTGAGTGGCCTGCAGGACTTCAAGGTGATCCTGCGCCAGGAGCCCAAGCTGTCCACGGGCAACCACTTCGGCTCGCGGCTGGTGTTTGACCGCGATGGTTATCTGTTCGTGACCCTGGGGGAAAACAACGACCGCCCCACCGCCCAGGACCTCGACAAGCTGCAAGGCAAAGTCGTGCGGATCTTCCCGGACGGTCGTATACCCGAAGACAACCCCTTCGTCGGCCAGGAAGGCGTGAGGCCGGAAATCTGGTCCTACGGCCAGCGTAACCCACAGGGTGCGGCACTGAACCCGTGGAGCGGCACACTCTGGGAAAACGAGCACGGCCCGCGTGGCGGGGATGAGATCAATATCATTGAACGAGGGAAAAACTACGGCTGGCCACTGGCGACCCACGGCATCAACTATTCCCTGACGCCGATTCCCGAGGCCAAGGGCAAGACCGCCGAAGGCACAGTGCCGCCGCACCATGTCTGGGAGAAATCCCCCGGCGTGAGTGGCATGGCGTTCTACGACGCCGACCGGTTCAAGGCCTGGCAGCACAACGTTTTTATTGGTGCACTGGTGAGCCAGGAGCTGATTCGCTTGCAGTTCGATGGGGACAAGGTCATCCACGAAGAGCGATTGCTTGGGGGGTTGAAAGCGCGGATCCGTGATGTGCGTCAGGGGCCGGATGGTTACCTGTATGTGCTGACGGATGAAGATAACGGCGTGTTGTATCGGGTAGGCCTTAACCAGGACTGA
- the ku gene encoding non-homologous end joining protein Ku has protein sequence MPRAIWKGAISFGLVHIPVSLVSATSSQGVDFDWLDKRSMDPVGYKRINKTTGKEVTKENIVKGVAYEKGRYVILSEDEIRSAHPKSTQTIEIIAFVASDQIPLQNIDTPYFLAPDKRGGKVYALLRETLKKTRKVALANVVLHTKQHLAALMPLESALVLVMLRWPAEVRGLDELELGSDVTKPTLAKGELDMAKRLVEDMSADWKPEEYRDSFQEKIMALVAKKAKAGKIEDVESSEGEDERKSADVIDLTELLKRSLAGKSPTKKAAAKKTRKAS, from the coding sequence ATGCCAAGGGCTATCTGGAAAGGCGCAATCAGTTTTGGCTTGGTACACATCCCTGTATCGCTGGTCTCGGCCACGTCCTCCCAGGGCGTCGACTTCGACTGGCTGGACAAACGCAGCATGGACCCGGTGGGTTACAAGCGCATCAACAAGACCACCGGCAAGGAAGTCACCAAGGAGAATATCGTCAAGGGTGTGGCCTACGAGAAAGGTCGCTACGTGATCCTCAGCGAAGACGAAATCCGCTCGGCCCACCCCAAGTCCACCCAGACCATCGAAATCATCGCATTTGTGGCCAGCGACCAGATCCCGTTGCAGAACATCGACACGCCCTACTTCCTGGCGCCCGACAAACGCGGTGGCAAGGTCTATGCGCTGCTGCGGGAAACCCTGAAGAAAACCCGCAAGGTCGCCCTGGCCAACGTGGTGCTGCACACCAAGCAGCACCTGGCGGCACTGATGCCGCTGGAGTCGGCGCTGGTCTTGGTGATGCTGCGCTGGCCCGCTGAAGTGCGCGGCCTGGATGAGCTGGAACTGGGCAGTGACGTGACCAAACCGACCCTGGCCAAGGGCGAGCTGGACATGGCCAAGCGACTGGTGGAAGACATGAGCGCCGACTGGAAGCCCGAAGAATACCGCGACAGTTTCCAGGAAAAGATCATGGCGCTGGTGGCGAAGAAGGCCAAGGCCGGCAAGATCGAAGACGTGGAATCCAGCGAGGGTGAGGATGAGCGCAAATCAGCCGATGTGATCGACCTGACGGAGTTGCTCAAACGCAGCCTGGCGGGCAAGAGCCCGACGAAGAAAGCTGCCGCGAAAAAAACCCGCAAGGCTTCATGA
- the lpxO gene encoding lipid A hydroxylase LpxO codes for MKLIIVALYVASIAYVHLRGRVRHKLGRQLSDHSTFLAPVNCFLYLFSKLPSRPYLAPSDFPDLSPLQEHWEEIRQEGQNLLRAGEIKRSDQYNDVGFNSFFKSGWKRFYLKWYGDSHPSAMKLCPRTTELVQSIGSIKAAMFAELPPGSKLVRHRDPYAGSYRYHLGLDTPNDPGCYINVDGESYYWRDGEPVMFDETFIHYAENTTEQNRIILFCDIERPMKYRWAAAFNRWFSRNVMAAAGSPNDAGDKTGGLNRAFTRLYKIRLRGKELKKRNRTRYYLEKWAIFAGLALIFILI; via the coding sequence TTGAAACTCATCATTGTTGCTCTCTACGTTGCCTCCATTGCCTACGTCCATCTGCGTGGCCGTGTGCGGCACAAGCTGGGCCGCCAGCTCAGCGATCACTCGACCTTCCTGGCTCCGGTGAACTGCTTTCTGTACCTCTTCTCCAAACTGCCCAGCCGGCCGTACCTGGCTCCCAGCGACTTTCCCGACTTGAGTCCGCTCCAGGAGCATTGGGAGGAGATCCGCCAGGAAGGCCAGAACTTGCTGCGTGCGGGCGAGATCAAGCGTTCCGACCAATACAACGACGTGGGATTCAACTCGTTCTTCAAGTCGGGCTGGAAGCGTTTCTATTTGAAGTGGTACGGCGACAGCCATCCTTCCGCGATGAAGCTGTGCCCGCGCACCACTGAGTTGGTGCAAAGCATCGGGTCGATCAAGGCTGCGATGTTTGCCGAGCTGCCGCCGGGTTCCAAGTTGGTACGCCATCGCGATCCGTATGCCGGTTCCTACCGTTACCACCTGGGCCTGGACACGCCGAATGACCCGGGCTGCTACATCAATGTTGACGGTGAAAGCTATTACTGGCGCGACGGCGAACCGGTGATGTTTGATGAGACCTTCATCCACTACGCCGAAAACACTACGGAGCAGAACCGAATCATTCTGTTCTGCGATATCGAACGCCCGATGAAGTATCGCTGGGCGGCGGCGTTCAACCGTTGGTTCAGCCGCAACGTAATGGCTGCGGCCGGCTCGCCCAACGATGCCGGGGACAAGACCGGTGGCCTGAATCGTGCCTTTACCCGCCTGTACAAGATCCGTCTGCGGGGCAAAGAGCTGAAAAAGCGCAATCGCACCCGCTACTACCTGGAGAAGTGGGCGATCTTCGCCGGTTTGGCGCTGATCTTCATCCTGATCTGA
- the efeO gene encoding iron uptake system protein EfeO, which yields MKKSSLALSLLMSLSPLAAFAATAPLDLVGPVSDYKIYVTEEIGELVTQTQAFTDAVKKGDLATAKKLYAPTRVHYESIEPIAELFSDLDASIDSRVDDHEKGVKAEDFTGFHRIEYSLFSENTTKGLDALADKLNSDVLDLKTRVDGLTFPPEKVVGGAAALLEEVAATKISGEEDRYSHTDLYDFQGNIDGAKKIVDLFRPQIEKQDKAFVAKVDKNFATVDKILAKYKTKDGGFETYDKVKEADRKALVGPVNTLAEDLSTLRGKLGLN from the coding sequence ATGAAGAAGTCGTCTCTCGCATTGTCGTTGTTAATGAGCCTTTCGCCGCTGGCGGCCTTTGCCGCCACCGCGCCGCTGGACCTGGTAGGGCCGGTGTCGGACTACAAGATTTACGTCACCGAAGAAATCGGCGAGCTGGTCACCCAGACCCAGGCGTTCACCGACGCTGTGAAAAAAGGCGACCTGGCCACCGCCAAGAAACTGTACGCGCCAACCCGCGTTCACTATGAGTCCATCGAGCCGATCGCCGAGCTGTTCAGCGACCTCGACGCCTCCATCGACTCCCGTGTGGACGACCACGAGAAAGGCGTGAAAGCCGAAGACTTCACCGGCTTCCACCGCATCGAGTACAGCCTGTTCTCCGAGAACACCACCAAAGGCCTCGACGCCCTGGCGGACAAGCTCAACAGCGATGTACTGGACCTGAAAACCCGTGTGGACGGCCTGACCTTCCCGCCGGAAAAAGTTGTCGGTGGTGCTGCTGCCCTGCTGGAAGAAGTCGCCGCGACCAAGATCTCCGGTGAAGAAGATCGCTACAGCCACACCGACCTGTATGACTTCCAGGGCAACATCGACGGCGCGAAGAAAATCGTCGACCTGTTCCGTCCGCAGATCGAGAAGCAGGACAAGGCCTTCGTCGCCAAAGTCGACAAGAACTTCGCCACCGTGGACAAGATCCTGGCCAAGTACAAAACCAAGGATGGCGGTTTCGAGACCTACGACAAGGTCAAGGAAGCAGACCGTAAAGCCCTGGTTGGCCCGGTCAACACCCTGGCAGAAGACCTGTCCACCTTGCGTGGCAAGCTTGGCTTGAACTGA